In Henningerozyma blattae CBS 6284 chromosome 6, complete genome, the following are encoded in one genomic region:
- the MRPS12 gene encoding mitochondrial 37S ribosomal protein uS12m (similar to Saccharomyces cerevisiae YNR036C; ancestral locus Anc_6.352): MFNSAFKNGTASIFSKSLPLATMQSPLVSRTFATSQPVWATLNQIKRAKKSSVLGNPNHRRSNAPSKAPDLQVCPQRKGVVLRVLVLKPKKPNSAQRKAARVRLSNGNIVSAYIPGEGHNIQEHSIVYVRGGRCQDLPGVKYHLIRGAGDLSGVANRITSRSKYGVKKPGEKTA; the protein is encoded by the coding sequence ATGTTTAATAGTGCTTTTAAAAATGGAACAGCTTCCATTTTCTCTAAATCCTTACCTTTGGCTACTATGCAATCACCTTTGGTTTCTAGAACATTTGCGACAAGTCAACCAGTTTGGGCAAcattaaatcaaatcaaGAGAGCTAAAAAGAGTAGTGTATTGGGTAATCCTAACCACCGCCGTAGCAATGCACCTTCGAAAGCCCCAGACCTACAAGTGTGCCCTCAACGTAAAGGTGTCGTATTACGTGTGTTGGTCCTAAAGCCAAAAAAACCAAATTCTGCTCAACGTAAGGCTGCTCGTGTAAGATTAAGCAATGGTAATATAGTTTCTGCATATATTCCAGGAGAAGGCCATAATATTCAAGAACATTCAATTGTATACGTACGAGGTGGTAGATGCCAAGACTTACCAGGTGTTAAGTATCATCTAATTAGAGGTGCTGGTGACTTGTCTGGTGTGGCAAACAGAATTACTTCGAGATCAAAGTATGGTGTCAAGAAGCCAGGGGAAAAGACTGCTTAG
- the RSM19 gene encoding mitochondrial 37S ribosomal protein uS19m (similar to Saccharomyces cerevisiae RSM19 (YNR037C); ancestral locus Anc_6.354), with the protein MIPSLRLCSRAAWKGPNIVPLPIQQAIKNPGMAIRTNARSATILPQFVGLKFQVHNGKEYVAFEVTKDMVGYKLGQFAPTRKKFSYTQTKNK; encoded by the coding sequence ATGATTCCATCCTTACGATTGTGTTCTAGAGCAGCTTGGAAGGGTCCTAATATTGTACCACTTCCAATACAACAAGCCATTAAAAATCCTGGAATGGCTATCCGTACAAATGCCAGAAGTGCTACAATACTACCACAATTCGTtggtttaaaatttcaggTACACAATGGAAAAGAGTACGTTGCTTTTGAAGTCACCAAAGATATGGTTGGCTATAAATTGGGTCAGTTTGCTCCAACGAGAAAGAAGTTCAGTTATACTCAAACTAAGAACAAGTAA